One window from the genome of Streptococcus salivarius encodes:
- a CDS encoding IS30 family transposase: MFTNYSTTNQSYKHLSEAERGEFEAYLSVGLKPAEIARRLGRNRSTITREINRGSITQVKKVNGQKVYYQHYYADVADSRYRHAREASYYLKLDCVSDDFLREFTEAMREKPRVHSVDTFVHNYRLQHVDAVVPSTKTLYNYIHQGLLEIKVIDLPRAVRICKKFTKRPSTKKHLGKSIEERPEEINNRSRFGDWEIDSVLGLKTIGEPSILTLVERQTRYAVTKKLVEKKAEYVNQAVLEYMKLYPIKSITADNGNEFSSLSEIEGLDVYFAHTYSSYKRGTNENFNGLLREFITKGSSLKELNQNLLEDYTKDINERPRRIHGYQSAKKLFELAQTA, translated from the coding sequence ATGTTCACTAATTATTCTACCACAAATCAATCATACAAACACTTATCTGAAGCTGAGCGAGGAGAATTTGAAGCTTACTTAAGCGTAGGACTCAAACCTGCTGAGATTGCTCGTAGACTAGGGAGAAATCGCTCTACTATTACTCGTGAAATTAATCGTGGTTCCATAACCCAAGTGAAAAAAGTAAATGGACAGAAGGTCTATTACCAACACTATTATGCAGATGTTGCCGATAGCCGTTATCGTCATGCTAGAGAAGCTAGCTATTATCTGAAACTGGATTGTGTATCGGATGACTTTCTGAGAGAATTTACAGAAGCAATGAGAGAGAAACCAAGGGTGCATAGCGTGGATACCTTTGTTCATAACTATAGACTCCAACATGTAGATGCAGTTGTTCCTTCAACCAAGACGCTCTATAACTATATCCATCAAGGATTGTTAGAGATTAAGGTCATTGATTTGCCAAGAGCAGTGCGGATTTGTAAGAAATTTACCAAGCGTCCTTCTACTAAGAAACATCTAGGAAAGTCAATTGAAGAAAGACCAGAAGAAATCAATAATCGTTCCCGTTTTGGAGATTGGGAAATCGATTCTGTTCTGGGTTTAAAAACAATAGGAGAACCTTCTATTCTGACCTTGGTAGAACGACAAACACGCTATGCTGTCACAAAGAAACTCGTGGAAAAGAAAGCAGAGTATGTCAATCAAGCAGTCTTAGAATATATGAAACTTTATCCCATTAAGTCCATAACTGCAGATAATGGAAACGAATTTTCTTCATTGAGTGAGATAGAGGGCTTAGATGTTTATTTTGCACATACCTATTCATCTTATAAACGAGGTACAAATGAGAATTTCAATGGCTTACTAAGAGAGTTCATTACAAAGGGATCCTCACTCAAAGAACTAAATCAGAATCTTTTAGAGGACTATACAAAGGATATCAATGAAAGACCGAGACGAATCCATGGCTATCAGTCCGCAAAAAAGCTGTTTGAGCTAGCTCAAACAGCTTGA